The Coriobacteriia bacterium genome contains a region encoding:
- a CDS encoding YtxH domain-containing protein, with product MRANRLECFLVGLLVGLAGGLLAGLLFAPTSGARTRRRLANEALRVADIARGVAERAERTAEVVGGRVEHYLGRDEEVARRKIREIREGMQRYTRAQASL from the coding sequence GTGCGAGCGAATCGTCTGGAGTGCTTCCTTGTCGGACTGCTCGTCGGCCTGGCCGGAGGCCTGCTCGCCGGGCTGCTCTTCGCGCCGACCAGCGGCGCGAGGACCAGGCGGCGCCTGGCGAACGAGGCTCTTCGGGTAGCCGATATCGCGAGGGGCGTGGCGGAGCGCGCCGAACGCACCGCCGAGGTCGTGGGCGGGCGGGTGGAGCACTACCTCGGACGCGACGAGGAAGTCGCGCGCAGGAAGATCCGCGAGATCCGCGAGGGGATGCAGCGGTACACGCGCGCCCAAGCGTCTTTGTGA
- a CDS encoding ParB/RepB/Spo0J family partition protein encodes MSKRGLGRGLSALIPSAAQAASDEVYELGTEAISPNPNQPRTDLDDRGIAELADSVGKVGMLQPIIVRPHGEGYQIVAGERRWRAARAAGLAQVPVRVISASELECLELALIENLQRQDLNAIEEARGYRKLLTEHQMTQAELADKVSKSRSAITNSLRLLDLPDEIQDLVYDGKLSAGHARAVLAVPDDAMRVKLATKVVDEGLSVREAENLARLYAAGHTASAPRPVTPKSFKVVARKLRKLLGTNVRVRRTAKKGKIEIDFQGEEQLEQIFRLLTEGETP; translated from the coding sequence GTGTCTAAGAGGGGGTTGGGGAGAGGGCTGTCGGCCCTCATCCCGAGCGCCGCGCAAGCGGCCTCCGATGAGGTCTACGAGTTGGGCACCGAGGCCATATCGCCGAATCCGAACCAGCCGCGAACGGACCTGGACGACCGGGGCATCGCGGAGCTGGCCGACTCCGTCGGCAAGGTCGGCATGCTGCAGCCGATCATCGTCCGGCCGCACGGAGAGGGGTACCAGATAGTCGCCGGCGAGCGTCGGTGGCGCGCAGCCAGGGCGGCGGGCCTGGCGCAGGTGCCCGTGCGGGTGATATCGGCCTCGGAGCTCGAGTGCCTCGAGCTGGCGCTCATCGAGAACCTGCAACGCCAGGACCTGAACGCGATCGAGGAGGCGCGAGGGTACCGGAAGCTGCTGACCGAGCACCAGATGACGCAAGCAGAGCTCGCCGACAAGGTCTCCAAGTCCCGCTCGGCGATAACGAACTCGCTGCGCCTGCTCGACCTGCCGGACGAGATCCAGGACCTCGTCTACGACGGGAAGCTCAGTGCGGGGCATGCCCGCGCGGTGCTCGCGGTGCCCGACGACGCGATGCGGGTGAAGCTCGCGACGAAGGTCGTGGACGAGGGCCTCTCAGTGCGCGAGGCGGAGAACCTCGCGCGTCTCTACGCCGCCGGGCACACGGCTTCCGCTCCGAGGCCGGTCACCCCGAAGTCGTTCAAGGTCGTCGCGCGCAAACTGCGCAAGCTCCTCGGGACGAACGTGCGCGTTCGCCGGACGGCCAAGAAGGGCAAGATAGAAATCGACTTCCAGGGCGAAGAGCAGCTCGAGCAGATATTCAGGCTGCTCACCGAGGGCGAGACGCCCTAG